Proteins from a genomic interval of Luteibacter pinisoli:
- the fusA gene encoding elongation factor G produces the protein MSPSTEHIRSLSLAGHAGAGKTTLFEAMLHAGGALNSMGSVERGSTVSDNDPMERARGHSIDASIASIERNGFRIHLVDTPGYADFRGPALAALAATDTVAIVVNAANGIEHGTRSMMAHAKERGLARLIIVNRIDAEGVDLPALVDDIRAEFGNECLPVNLPAAHGHAVRGTYFQDNGDTDFSSTGEAHQQLIDQVVEIDDAVMEHYLDGGEGSLSAEELHAALEHCLRDGHLVPIVFTSARDGVGVSELLELIERILPCPNEINPPPFHDDKGIHFDVNADAGKHVVADVFKIVNDPFVGKLGVFRVWQGTVRKDSQLLVDDGRKPFKVAHLFRLKGKEHVEIDEALPGDIVAVAKVDDIHFDAVLHDAAGESGIHLQPCPFPSPMFGLAVEPAHKGHEQKLAQALGRLAEEDPCFIVEHHAEVNQTVIRGLSDLHLKLMLERMKTRYDVDVITHPPRIAYRETIGGKSEGHHRHKKQTGGAGQFGEVFLRVEPLDRGAGFIFSDDTKGGVIPNQFMPAIEKGIRQAMDAGAVAGYPMQDVRVSVYDGKHHPVDSKEVAFISAGRKAFLDAVSRARPIVLEPVVDLEVSIPDPSVGDVTGGLASRRAQIMGTDSLRGGETLIKARVPLAELADFPTQLKALTGGQGRYAMEFSHYDSVSPAVQKRLVEQWKPKADDD, from the coding sequence GTGTCGCCATCCACGGAACACATCCGCAGCCTGTCACTCGCCGGCCACGCCGGAGCCGGCAAGACCACCTTGTTCGAAGCCATGCTCCACGCCGGCGGCGCGCTCAATAGCATGGGCAGCGTGGAACGAGGCAGTACCGTTTCAGACAACGACCCGATGGAACGCGCGCGGGGGCATTCGATCGATGCCTCCATCGCCTCCATCGAACGCAACGGGTTTCGAATACACCTGGTTGATACCCCGGGATACGCCGACTTTCGCGGCCCCGCCCTGGCGGCGCTCGCCGCCACCGATACCGTCGCCATCGTGGTGAACGCCGCCAACGGCATCGAGCACGGCACCCGCAGCATGATGGCGCACGCGAAGGAACGCGGCCTCGCCCGCCTGATCATCGTCAACCGCATCGACGCGGAAGGCGTGGACCTGCCGGCCCTGGTCGACGATATCCGCGCCGAGTTCGGTAACGAATGCCTGCCGGTGAACCTGCCCGCGGCGCACGGCCATGCCGTGCGTGGCACGTATTTCCAGGACAACGGCGATACGGACTTTTCGTCTACCGGCGAAGCACACCAGCAGCTCATCGACCAGGTGGTGGAAATCGACGACGCGGTGATGGAGCACTACCTCGACGGTGGCGAAGGTTCGCTCAGCGCCGAGGAACTGCATGCCGCCCTGGAGCACTGCCTGCGCGACGGGCACCTCGTTCCCATCGTGTTTACCAGCGCACGTGACGGCGTGGGCGTCAGCGAACTGCTCGAGCTCATCGAGCGAATCCTGCCCTGCCCCAACGAGATCAATCCGCCGCCGTTCCACGACGACAAGGGCATCCACTTCGACGTCAACGCCGATGCCGGCAAGCACGTGGTCGCGGATGTGTTCAAGATCGTCAACGATCCCTTCGTCGGCAAGCTGGGCGTGTTCCGCGTCTGGCAGGGCACCGTGCGCAAGGATTCGCAGCTGCTGGTGGACGACGGGCGCAAGCCGTTCAAGGTGGCGCACCTGTTCCGCCTGAAGGGCAAGGAGCACGTGGAGATCGACGAGGCCTTGCCCGGTGACATCGTCGCGGTCGCCAAGGTCGACGACATCCACTTCGATGCGGTGCTGCACGATGCCGCCGGCGAATCGGGCATCCACCTGCAGCCGTGTCCGTTCCCGTCGCCGATGTTCGGGCTGGCTGTCGAGCCCGCGCACAAGGGCCATGAGCAGAAGCTCGCGCAAGCCCTTGGCCGGCTGGCCGAGGAAGACCCGTGCTTCATCGTGGAACACCACGCCGAAGTGAACCAGACGGTGATCCGCGGCCTTTCCGACCTGCACCTGAAGCTGATGCTGGAACGGATGAAGACGCGCTACGACGTGGACGTGATCACCCACCCGCCGCGCATCGCTTATCGCGAAACCATCGGCGGCAAATCCGAGGGCCATCACCGGCACAAGAAACAGACCGGCGGCGCCGGGCAGTTCGGCGAGGTGTTCCTGCGGGTGGAACCGCTGGACCGTGGCGCCGGCTTCATCTTCTCCGACGACACCAAGGGTGGGGTAATCCCCAACCAGTTCATGCCGGCGATCGAGAAAGGCATCCGCCAGGCGATGGACGCGGGCGCGGTGGCGGGCTATCCCATGCAGGACGTGCGCGTCAGCGTGTACGACGGCAAGCACCATCCGGTGGATTCAAAGGAAGTGGCGTTCATCAGCGCGGGGCGGAAGGCCTTCCTCGACGCCGTCTCCCGGGCCCGGCCGATCGTGCTGGAGCCGGTGGTGGACCTGGAGGTGTCGATCCCCGACCCGTCGGTGGGCGATGTGACCGGCGGCCTCGCCTCGCGGCGCGCGCAGATCATGGGGACGGATTCGCTAAGGGGTGGCGAGACCCTGATCAAGGCCCGCGTCCCGCTGGCGGAACTGGCGGATTTCCCGACCCAGCTGAAAGCCCTCACCGGCGGCCAGGGACGTTACGCGATGGAGTTCAGCCACTACGACAGCGTGTCACCCGCCGTGCAGAAACGCCTCGTCGAGCAGTGGAAACCCAAGGCCGACGACGACTGA
- a CDS encoding SET domain-containing protein, protein MTRRIVARRSPIHGNGVFAVAPIKAGEDVVEYKGDRITHAQADKRYGDGGETGHTFLFTLNDTWIVDGNSHGNTARWINYGCDPNCQAVIVEDEPGKDSKKDKVMIEAIRDIAPGEELTYDYGITLDMPHTARLKKIWACRCGSPKCTGTMLKPKVKTKAA, encoded by the coding sequence ATGACCCGACGCATTGTTGCGCGCCGCTCCCCCATCCATGGCAACGGCGTTTTCGCCGTGGCACCCATCAAGGCGGGTGAAGACGTCGTCGAATACAAGGGCGACCGGATCACCCACGCCCAGGCCGACAAGCGTTACGGCGACGGTGGCGAAACCGGCCACACCTTCCTGTTCACGCTCAATGACACCTGGATCGTCGACGGCAACAGCCACGGCAACACCGCGCGCTGGATCAACTACGGCTGCGACCCGAACTGCCAGGCCGTCATCGTGGAAGACGAGCCGGGCAAGGATTCGAAGAAAGACAAGGTGATGATCGAGGCCATTCGCGATATCGCCCCGGGTGAAGAGCTCACCTACGACTACGGCATCACGCTGGACATGCCGCACACCGCACGCCTGAAGAAGATCTGGGCCTGCCGCTGCGGTTCGCCGAAGTGCACGGGGACGATGCTTAAGCCGAAGGTGAAGACGAAGGCGGCTTGA
- a CDS encoding acyl-CoA dehydrogenase C-terminal domain-containing protein: MTIYKAPLNDMRFALYDVLGAEAVLGRLEGGEAHSRDLLDAVLDEAARFNEQVLAPLNASGDAEGCHYDKATAAVTTPKGFKEAYHQYAEGGWAGLTAHEKFGGQALPAVLGALVKEMIDSANLAWGIYPLLSHGATDALEHHGTEWQQDTFLKPLVEGRWTGTMCLTEPQAGSDLGLLKTRAEPNEDGSYRINGTKIFISAGEHDFAENIVHLVLARLPDAPAGSRGISMLVVPKFKVNADGSLGERNGAAAGAIEHKMGIKGSATCVMNFDDAQGWLVGPAHKGLVAMFTMMNAARLAVGIQGLAVSERALQNSLNYARERLQMRALSGAKLPEKPADPLTVHPDVRRMLLTQRAFVEGGRVLAAYAALQSDIEARDTDPQARKQAGELLSFLIPIAKGLLTEAAQECTKEALQIFGGHGFIAEHGMEQFVRDARIITLYEGTTQIQALDLLGRKIMQLQGAGLKHFLGEVAAFCQANAGNEAVKAFVGPLAAATKAWGELTQAIAAKAQANPEELGAAAVDYLYYSGYITLAYFLARSVLAAESSQLLSADGKQAKRDTATFYFARILPRIHLHKAAIDAGVETLPELL, translated from the coding sequence ATGACCATCTACAAAGCCCCGCTCAACGACATGCGCTTCGCGCTTTACGACGTGCTCGGCGCCGAAGCCGTGCTCGGCCGCCTCGAAGGCGGCGAAGCGCACAGCCGCGACCTGCTCGACGCCGTGCTGGACGAAGCCGCGCGTTTCAACGAACAGGTGCTCGCGCCGCTGAACGCATCGGGCGACGCCGAGGGCTGCCATTACGACAAGGCCACGGCCGCCGTGACCACGCCGAAGGGCTTCAAGGAGGCCTATCACCAGTACGCCGAAGGCGGCTGGGCCGGTCTCACCGCGCACGAGAAGTTCGGCGGCCAGGCGCTGCCCGCCGTGCTTGGCGCGCTGGTCAAGGAAATGATCGACTCGGCCAACCTTGCCTGGGGCATTTACCCGCTGCTCTCGCACGGCGCCACGGACGCGCTGGAACACCACGGAACCGAGTGGCAGCAGGACACCTTCCTGAAGCCGCTGGTGGAAGGCCGCTGGACCGGCACCATGTGCCTGACCGAGCCGCAGGCGGGTTCCGACCTTGGCCTGCTGAAGACCCGCGCCGAACCGAATGAGGACGGCAGCTACCGGATCAACGGCACCAAGATCTTCATCAGCGCCGGCGAACACGACTTCGCCGAGAACATCGTGCATCTCGTCCTGGCACGCCTTCCGGATGCGCCCGCCGGCAGCCGCGGCATCTCGATGCTGGTGGTGCCGAAGTTCAAGGTGAATGCCGACGGCTCGCTGGGCGAGCGCAACGGCGCCGCCGCGGGTGCCATCGAACACAAGATGGGCATCAAGGGCTCGGCCACCTGCGTGATGAATTTCGACGACGCGCAGGGCTGGCTGGTGGGCCCCGCGCACAAGGGCCTGGTGGCGATGTTCACCATGATGAACGCGGCACGCCTGGCCGTGGGCATCCAGGGCCTGGCCGTCTCCGAACGCGCCCTGCAGAACAGCCTGAATTACGCCCGCGAGCGCCTGCAGATGCGCGCCCTTTCGGGTGCCAAGTTGCCGGAAAAGCCTGCTGATCCGCTCACCGTGCACCCGGACGTGCGCCGCATGCTGCTCACCCAGCGCGCCTTCGTCGAAGGTGGCCGCGTGCTCGCCGCCTACGCCGCCCTGCAGAGCGATATCGAGGCACGCGACACGGACCCGCAGGCGCGCAAGCAGGCCGGCGAGCTGCTCTCGTTCCTTATCCCCATCGCCAAGGGCCTGCTCACCGAGGCGGCGCAGGAATGCACCAAGGAAGCGCTGCAGATCTTCGGTGGCCACGGCTTTATCGCCGAGCACGGCATGGAGCAGTTCGTCCGCGATGCCCGCATCATCACCCTGTACGAAGGCACCACGCAGATCCAGGCACTGGACCTGCTGGGCCGCAAGATCATGCAGCTGCAGGGCGCGGGCCTGAAACATTTCCTCGGCGAGGTCGCGGCGTTCTGCCAGGCCAACGCGGGCAACGAGGCAGTGAAGGCGTTCGTCGGCCCGCTGGCGGCCGCGACCAAGGCATGGGGCGAACTGACCCAGGCCATCGCCGCGAAGGCCCAGGCCAACCCCGAGGAGCTGGGTGCGGCCGCCGTGGATTACCTCTACTACTCCGGCTACATCACCCTGGCGTATTTCCTGGCCCGCAGCGTCCTGGCCGCGGAAAGCTCGCAGCTGCTGTCGGCCGATGGCAAGCAGGCCAAGCGTGACACCGCCACGTTCTACTTCGCCCGCATCCTGCCGCGCATCCACCTGCACAAGGCGGCGATCGACGCCGGCGTCGAGACCCTGCCCGAGCTGCTGTGA
- a CDS encoding GNAT family N-acetyltransferase, with protein MSDAPFLIRLAESDDDDFILGLVHRFIHFPLPNGRTKTDCLKGIETDLVKHLDEQPSNSYIFVAENDDGEAVGFIHLQKTKDFFTHRDNCHISDIAVHEDYEGSGAGKAMLDHAYHWAKEHRCQFVTLAVFPGNEHARDLYTRHGFDTDLVRMARPVR; from the coding sequence ATGAGCGACGCACCGTTCCTGATTCGCCTCGCCGAGAGCGACGACGACGACTTCATCCTCGGCCTGGTCCACCGGTTCATCCATTTCCCGCTGCCCAACGGGCGAACCAAGACCGACTGTCTTAAGGGCATCGAGACGGACCTGGTGAAGCACCTCGACGAACAGCCGTCCAACAGCTACATCTTCGTGGCCGAGAACGACGACGGCGAGGCGGTGGGTTTCATCCACCTGCAGAAGACCAAGGATTTCTTCACCCACCGCGACAACTGCCATATCTCGGACATCGCGGTACACGAGGACTACGAAGGCTCCGGCGCGGGCAAGGCCATGCTCGACCACGCCTATCACTGGGCGAAGGAGCACCGCTGCCAGTTCGTCACCCTGGCCGTGTTCCCGGGCAACGAGCACGCCCGCGACCTGTACACGCGCCACGGCTTCGATACGGACCTGGTGCGCATGGCCCGGCCGGTTCGCTAG
- a CDS encoding SapC family protein produces MAEVLFYERPVALNRTTHRDLRLKAVNNIQFAAKAHSVPLTGVEFAPAARDFPILFAGNSIEEAGPMALLGLRQGENLLVGENGFWEQGLYIPAFVRRYPFVLAEKPAGAEGDDFTVFLDEAYEGFNETEGERLFNEDGTDAPALTNAVNFLGEFQDHVARTQWFMGKLREHDLLEPRTITLQKEGRGINLNGLFVINEEKLRKLDEKVAGEFLREGAFGWIYAHLVSLANIDRMAARLDGRETKEDVAKAAV; encoded by the coding sequence GTGGCAGAAGTGCTTTTCTACGAGCGTCCGGTCGCGCTGAACCGTACGACCCATCGCGACCTTCGCCTGAAGGCCGTCAATAACATCCAGTTCGCCGCCAAGGCGCACTCCGTGCCGCTCACCGGCGTGGAATTCGCCCCGGCCGCGCGTGACTTCCCCATCCTGTTTGCTGGCAACAGCATCGAGGAAGCGGGCCCGATGGCACTTCTCGGCCTGCGCCAGGGTGAAAACCTGCTGGTCGGCGAGAACGGCTTCTGGGAGCAGGGCCTGTACATCCCGGCGTTCGTCCGCCGCTACCCGTTCGTGCTGGCTGAAAAGCCGGCCGGCGCCGAGGGCGACGATTTCACCGTGTTCCTCGACGAGGCCTACGAAGGCTTCAACGAGACCGAGGGCGAGCGCCTCTTCAATGAAGACGGCACCGACGCGCCGGCCCTGACCAACGCCGTGAACTTCCTCGGCGAGTTCCAGGACCACGTGGCCCGCACGCAGTGGTTCATGGGCAAGCTGCGCGAGCACGACCTGCTCGAGCCGCGCACCATCACGCTGCAGAAGGAAGGCCGCGGCATCAATCTCAACGGCCTGTTCGTGATCAACGAAGAGAAGCTGCGCAAGCTCGACGAGAAGGTGGCCGGTGAGTTCCTGCGCGAAGGCGCCTTCGGCTGGATCTACGCGCACCTGGTGTCGCTGGCGAACATCGACCGCATGGCTGCCCGCCTGGACGGCCGCGAGACGAAGGAAGACGTGGCCAAGGCCGCCGTCTGA
- a CDS encoding HNH endonuclease, whose protein sequence is MEVLQEDLPRVAALHATRVLSLDASGRILDWISWQDAVCLYVRGVVAWTLGDPCVTVRGGTSRASGLRSSMQLHPIVASTGHCREHAIDPAPALTNTALFARDRHICLYCGHQYTRHELTRDHVVPLSKRGADEWENVVSACLACNLRKSNRTPQQAHMPLLAVPYRPSWVEHLILSNRNILADQMEFLVSHLPRDRRPA, encoded by the coding sequence ATGGAAGTGCTCCAAGAGGACCTGCCGAGGGTGGCCGCGCTGCATGCGACGCGGGTGCTCTCGCTGGACGCCTCCGGCCGTATCCTCGACTGGATCAGCTGGCAGGACGCGGTTTGCCTCTATGTCCGCGGGGTCGTGGCCTGGACCCTCGGCGACCCCTGCGTCACCGTCCGCGGCGGCACCAGCCGGGCGTCCGGCCTGCGCAGCAGCATGCAGTTGCACCCCATCGTGGCCAGTACCGGCCATTGCCGCGAACACGCCATCGACCCGGCCCCGGCCCTGACCAACACCGCCCTGTTCGCCCGCGACCGGCACATCTGCCTGTATTGCGGCCACCAGTACACCCGCCACGAGCTCACCCGCGACCACGTGGTGCCGCTCTCCAAGCGCGGCGCGGATGAGTGGGAGAACGTCGTAAGTGCCTGTCTGGCCTGTAACCTCCGGAAGAGCAACCGCACCCCGCAGCAGGCCCACATGCCCCTGCTGGCCGTGCCCTACCGGCCCAGCTGGGTGGAGCACCTGATCCTCTCCAACCGCAACATCCTGGCCGACCAGATGGAATTCCTGGTGAGCCACCTGCCGCGGGACCGCCGTCCCGCCTGA
- the dxs gene encoding 1-deoxy-D-xylulose-5-phosphate synthase, which translates to MNDLSHYPYLAQIESPEDLRRFPADELPAIADELRRYLIEAVASSGGHFSSGLGVLELTVALHHVFETPKDRLVWDVGHQCYPHKILTGRRDRITTIKKKDGLAPFPRRDESEYDTFGVGHSSTSISAAMGMAIALQRRGDNRKVVAVIGDGAFTAGMAFEAMNHGGDVEPNMLVILNDNGMSISENVGAMTKMAARAMSSRTLNAWRERAKKAMPRESFFGRFFKRWEEHAKGMFVPSTLFEELGFHYTGPIDGHNLPQLVQALEMVKDLPGPQLLHVMTTKGKGYEPAEKSQIDYHAVGPFDPVAGLVKKGAPAKPTYTDIFSDWLCDQAAADERLLGITPAMREGSGLVRFSREYPQRYFDVAIAEQHAVTLAAGMAVEGAKPVVAIYSTFLQRAYDQAIHDVALQNLDVTYAIDRAGVVGPDGATHCGSFDMSFLRILPNMVVMAPADENECRMMLSTGYAYNGPAAIRYPRGTGPGAKIAEGLETLPIGKGEVRRRGHHGLAILSFGTMLAPAAVIAAEVDATLVNMRFVKPLDEELILEMARTHEAFVTIEDNAVAGGAGAGVAEFLAAKGITIPIFHLGLPDAYLEHGSREEVLTMAGLDLPQIRTAIRGRFPQFVATPVASAG; encoded by the coding sequence ATGAACGACCTTTCCCATTACCCCTATCTGGCGCAGATCGAGTCGCCGGAGGACCTTCGCCGTTTCCCCGCGGACGAACTGCCGGCCATCGCCGATGAACTGCGCCGCTACCTGATCGAGGCCGTCGCCTCGTCCGGCGGGCATTTCAGCTCGGGCCTGGGTGTACTTGAGCTCACCGTGGCCCTGCACCACGTGTTCGAAACCCCGAAGGACCGCCTGGTCTGGGACGTGGGCCACCAGTGCTATCCGCACAAGATTCTCACCGGCCGCCGCGACCGCATCACCACGATCAAGAAGAAGGACGGCCTGGCCCCCTTCCCGCGTCGTGACGAGAGCGAATACGACACCTTCGGCGTCGGTCACTCGTCCACCTCGATCTCGGCCGCGATGGGCATGGCGATTGCCCTGCAGCGCCGTGGCGACAACCGCAAGGTCGTCGCCGTGATCGGCGATGGCGCCTTCACCGCCGGCATGGCCTTCGAGGCCATGAACCATGGCGGCGACGTCGAGCCGAACATGCTGGTGATCCTCAACGACAACGGCATGTCGATCAGCGAAAACGTCGGCGCCATGACCAAGATGGCCGCGCGCGCGATGTCCAGCCGCACGCTCAACGCGTGGCGCGAGCGGGCCAAGAAGGCCATGCCGCGTGAATCCTTCTTCGGCCGCTTCTTCAAGCGCTGGGAAGAGCACGCCAAGGGCATGTTCGTGCCGTCCACGCTGTTCGAAGAGCTGGGCTTCCACTACACCGGCCCCATCGACGGCCATAACCTGCCGCAGCTGGTCCAGGCGCTGGAAATGGTCAAGGACCTGCCCGGCCCGCAGCTGCTCCACGTGATGACGACCAAGGGCAAGGGCTACGAACCTGCCGAAAAATCACAGATCGATTACCACGCCGTCGGCCCGTTCGATCCGGTGGCCGGCCTGGTGAAGAAGGGTGCGCCGGCCAAGCCGACCTACACCGACATCTTCAGCGACTGGCTCTGCGACCAGGCCGCCGCCGACGAGCGCCTGCTCGGCATCACGCCGGCCATGCGCGAAGGCTCGGGCCTCGTGCGTTTCTCGCGTGAATACCCGCAGCGTTACTTCGACGTGGCGATCGCCGAGCAGCATGCGGTGACGCTGGCGGCCGGCATGGCCGTGGAAGGCGCCAAGCCCGTCGTCGCCATCTACTCCACGTTCCTGCAGCGCGCCTACGACCAGGCCATCCACGACGTGGCCCTGCAGAACCTCGACGTCACCTACGCCATCGACCGCGCCGGCGTCGTCGGCCCGGACGGTGCAACGCATTGCGGCAGCTTCGACATGTCGTTCCTGCGCATCCTGCCGAACATGGTGGTGATGGCGCCGGCGGATGAGAACGAATGCCGGATGATGCTGAGCACCGGCTATGCGTACAACGGCCCGGCCGCGATTCGCTATCCGCGTGGCACGGGTCCGGGCGCAAAGATCGCGGAAGGCCTGGAAACGCTGCCGATCGGCAAGGGCGAAGTGCGTCGTCGTGGCCACCACGGCCTGGCGATCCTTTCCTTCGGCACCATGCTCGCGCCCGCCGCAGTCATCGCCGCCGAAGTGGACGCCACGCTGGTGAACATGCGCTTCGTCAAACCGCTGGATGAAGAACTCATCCTCGAGATGGCGCGCACGCACGAAGCCTTCGTCACCATCGAAGACAACGCGGTGGCCGGTGGTGCCGGTGCCGGTGTCGCCGAGTTCCTGGCCGCGAAGGGCATCACGATTCCGATCTTCCACCTCGGCCTGCCCGATGCCTACCTGGAACACGGTAGCCGCGAGGAAGTGCTGACGATGGCCGGGCTGGACCTGCCGCAGATCCGTACAGCGATTCGCGGGCGCTTCCCGCAGTTCGTGGCGACGCCGGTGGCTAGCGCGGGCTAA
- the prmC gene encoding peptide chain release factor N(5)-glutamine methyltransferase: protein MTDIRTILRTAGHALGDRLEAELLLAHALGVNRAWFFAHAEDVLPAGDALRFQELVGRRAKGEPVAYITGRRDFWSLPLEVTPATLIPRPETELLVELALAHLPEGGRLLDLGTGSGAIALAIAKERPDATVHAVDASEAALRVAQRNARTLGLPVTFHHGDWFTPVSGERYDVIVSNPPYIEESDEHLGQGDLRFEPRSALASGVDGLDDIRRIIDAAPAHLTEGGWLLFEHGWNQGAPSRALFDTSVWSDPVTTVDLEERDRVTGARLSPR, encoded by the coding sequence ATGACCGATATTCGCACGATCCTGCGCACCGCCGGCCACGCCCTGGGCGACCGGCTTGAGGCGGAACTGCTGCTGGCGCACGCCCTGGGCGTCAACCGCGCATGGTTTTTTGCCCATGCGGAAGACGTGCTGCCGGCGGGCGATGCACTGCGTTTCCAGGAACTCGTCGGCCGTCGCGCGAAAGGCGAACCGGTGGCCTACATCACCGGTCGCCGCGACTTCTGGTCGCTGCCGCTCGAAGTGACACCCGCCACGCTCATCCCGCGTCCGGAAACGGAACTGCTGGTGGAACTGGCACTGGCCCACCTGCCGGAAGGCGGCCGCCTGCTCGATCTCGGCACCGGTAGTGGCGCCATCGCCCTGGCCATCGCCAAGGAGCGCCCGGATGCGACGGTGCACGCGGTGGATGCCAGCGAAGCCGCGCTCAGGGTGGCGCAACGCAACGCCCGCACGCTGGGCCTGCCTGTCACGTTTCACCACGGCGACTGGTTCACGCCCGTCAGCGGCGAGCGCTACGACGTGATCGTCAGCAATCCGCCGTATATCGAGGAAAGCGACGAGCACCTCGGGCAGGGCGATCTTCGCTTCGAACCACGAAGTGCGCTGGCGTCCGGCGTGGACGGGCTTGATGACATCCGCCGCATCATCGATGCGGCGCCCGCTCATCTCACCGAGGGCGGCTGGCTGCTCTTCGAGCACGGCTGGAACCAGGGCGCGCCGTCGCGCGCGCTGTTCGACACCTCGGTGTGGAGCGATCCGGTGACGACGGTCGACCTCGAAGAGCGCGACCGTGTCACGGGCGCGCGGCTTAGCCCGCGCTAG
- a CDS encoding alpha/beta hydrolase, with the protein MRVLLIVVALFCLTACRATFFASINASQSGEGVVTHPDLVYDPAHQLALDVYAPPHAAHAPVVVYFFGGDWQEGKRQWDRWMGEALARQGVVAVVPDYRLWPAVAMAGFLTDAANVVRWVHEHAGEFGGSPDNIFLMGHSSGGHVAAMLATDSQWLGKVGMQPRALSGWIGVAGAYDFLPIDDDPDYVGMFGTTPEEQAASQPVNFVASGAPPALLLQGEEDTEVYPSEALSMAARYEDAGEPAELRLYPGVGHEGILLAFGPMKHRASVLADTVDFIRRHPAH; encoded by the coding sequence ATGCGCGTTCTCCTCATCGTGGTCGCCCTCTTCTGCCTGACGGCGTGCCGGGCTACCTTCTTCGCAAGCATCAATGCTTCGCAGTCTGGCGAGGGCGTCGTGACGCATCCCGATCTGGTCTATGACCCCGCGCACCAGCTGGCGCTGGACGTATACGCGCCACCGCATGCCGCGCATGCCCCGGTGGTCGTCTACTTCTTCGGCGGTGACTGGCAGGAGGGCAAGCGCCAGTGGGATCGCTGGATGGGCGAAGCGCTCGCACGGCAGGGCGTGGTGGCCGTGGTGCCGGACTACCGGCTCTGGCCTGCTGTCGCCATGGCGGGTTTCCTTACCGACGCCGCCAACGTCGTCCGCTGGGTGCATGAGCATGCGGGCGAGTTCGGCGGCTCGCCCGACAACATCTTCCTGATGGGCCATTCCTCCGGCGGGCACGTGGCCGCCATGCTCGCCACCGACAGCCAGTGGCTGGGCAAGGTGGGCATGCAGCCGCGGGCGCTGTCCGGATGGATCGGCGTCGCCGGTGCCTACGACTTCCTGCCCATCGACGACGACCCGGACTACGTTGGCATGTTCGGCACGACCCCGGAGGAACAGGCGGCCTCGCAGCCGGTGAACTTCGTGGCAAGCGGCGCGCCGCCTGCGCTGCTCCTGCAGGGCGAGGAAGACACCGAGGTGTATCCGTCCGAGGCCCTGTCGATGGCAGCGCGCTACGAGGATGCGGGTGAGCCGGCCGAGCTGCGCCTTTACCCGGGCGTTGGCCATGAAGGCATCCTGCTGGCCTTTGGCCCCATGAAACACCGCGCCAGCGTCCTCGCCGACACCGTGGACTTCATCCGTCGGCATCCCGCCCACTAG
- a CDS encoding alpha/beta hydrolase yields MTRLFLAALLALLLSGCQAPLFAVVNARQSSDGVVAHHDIPFHGGLSLDVYAPKDARNAPVVVFLYGGSWKSGKRQWYRWVGEALAARGIVTVVPDYRTWPRAKLDGFMEDTSQAVAWAHRHAGEYGGNTSRLFVMGHSAGAHLALLLATDGRWLQQLGMTPRELSGVIGLAGPYDFLPLTNDSFIDMFGHTPQEQARSQPVNFVDGDEPPALLLQGETDTTVKPQNALSLAKRYEAQGEPVVVKLYPDTGHMRILFALGPSKDKVPVLDDIVRFVEATPRRQ; encoded by the coding sequence ATGACCCGACTCTTCCTCGCCGCGCTCCTCGCCCTGCTGCTCTCCGGTTGCCAGGCGCCCCTCTTCGCCGTCGTCAACGCCCGCCAGTCCTCTGACGGCGTCGTCGCGCACCATGACATTCCCTTCCACGGCGGGCTTTCGCTCGACGTGTATGCACCGAAGGACGCCAGGAACGCACCGGTGGTGGTGTTCCTCTATGGCGGAAGCTGGAAGAGCGGCAAGCGACAGTGGTATCGCTGGGTGGGCGAGGCGCTGGCGGCTCGCGGCATCGTGACCGTGGTGCCGGATTACCGCACCTGGCCGCGCGCGAAACTCGATGGCTTCATGGAGGACACCTCGCAGGCCGTGGCCTGGGCGCACCGCCACGCCGGTGAATACGGCGGTAACACCTCGCGCCTGTTCGTGATGGGCCATTCCGCCGGCGCGCACCTGGCGCTGCTGCTGGCGACCGACGGACGCTGGCTGCAACAGCTGGGCATGACGCCGCGAGAGCTGTCGGGCGTGATCGGCCTGGCCGGCCCGTACGATTTCCTGCCACTGACCAACGACAGCTTCATCGACATGTTCGGGCATACGCCGCAGGAACAGGCGCGATCGCAGCCGGTGAACTTCGTCGATGGCGACGAACCGCCTGCGTTGCTGTTGCAGGGCGAGACGGATACGACGGTGAAGCCGCAGAACGCGTTGTCACTGGCAAAGCGCTACGAGGCGCAGGGCGAGCCCGTCGTCGTGAAGCTGTATCCGGACACCGGGCACATGCGCATCCTGTTTGCCCTGGGTCCGTCGAAGGACAAGGTGCCCGTGCTCGACGACATCGTCCGCTTCGTCGAAGCGACGCCGAGGCGTCAGTAA